CGCCGCGGTCGAGTTCGCCACCCACTCCGGAACGCGGTTGGCGGTGCAGGCCACCGGCCACGGACGCGGTGCCGCGCTGCGCGGTGGGGTGCTGCTCGACACGCACCGGATGTCGGGAGTCCGGGTGGACCCGAAAGCCCGTACGGCGTGGGTCGAGGCGGGGGCCGACTGGCAACGGGTGATCGAGGCGGCGGCGCCGCACGGCTTGGCGCCGCCCTCGGGCAGCTTTCCGGGGGTCGGCGCGGTCTCCTACGCCCTGGGCGGTGGCGTGGGGCTGCTCGCCCGCCGCCACGGCTTCGTCGCCGACCACGTGCGGCGCCTCGACGTGGTCACGCCGGACGGCACGCACCGCCGGGTGAGCGCGTACGAGGAGCCGGAGCTGTTCTGGGGCGTGCGCGGCGGCGGTGGCAACTTCGGGGTCGTCACGGGCATGGAGATCGCGTTGCTGCCGGTACGGCGGATCTACGGCGGTGGGCTGTTCTTCGACCTCGCACGGGTGCCCGAGGTGTTGCGGGCCTGGCGGGACTGGACCGGCACCGTTCCGGAGGAGATGACCTCGGCCGCGACGATGCTGCCCTACCCCGACGTCGCGGGGGTTCCGGAGGCGCTGCGCGGACGGCACGTGGCGCAGCTGCAGTTCAGCTACCTCGGCTCGGCCGAGGAGGGCGAACGCCTGGTCGAGCCGCTGCGTGGACTCGGTGCGCCGCTGCGCGACACGCTGCGCGAACTGCCGTACTCCGAGTCGGGAACGGTGTTCGACGAACCCGACCAGCCGCACGGCTACCGGGGCGGGAACCTGCTGCTCGCCGGGGCGAGCGATCGGGAACTGTCCGAACTGGTCGAACGGACCGGGCCGTCGGCACCGGTGATGTGCGTGACCGGAATCCGGCACCTCGGCGGTGCGCTGGCCCGGCAGCCGGAGGTCCCCAACGCGGTCGGCCACCGCGCGGCCGGGTTCTCGCTGGGGGTGCTGTCGCCGGTCGAGCCCGGTGCGGGTGAGGACGAGACGCGGAAGCGGCACGACGAGGTCCTGGCGCTCTTCGAGGGGCGGGCGCACGGGCACTCGCTCAACTTCAGCTACGGCTCACTCGAACCGGAACGAGTGAGCACCGCCTTCGACCCGGCCACTTATCGACGACTCGCGGAACTGAAGGCCCGCTACGACCCGGACGCCATGCTGCACACCAACCACCCGATACCGCCGCTGGGGAACGGCCGCTGAAACCGTGCCGGAAGCTCGGTACCGACAGCCCCGTCCTCGCGGTCTCTCTCCCGGCCACTTCACCACTTTCCGCGACGCGCTCGGAAACGAGCGCCTCGACGGTTGACCTCGCCTCGTGAAGTCCCGCTCGGTGTGTCATCGGGCGGGACTTTTCACTCCGCTGGCCACGATGACCGGCCGTGACGTGCGGCGGGTGGGGCGTTCGGGTGCCGAGGCTACGATGGCTCCTGACCGGAACCGGTCGAGAAGTGCTGATCCACGGTCGAGGTGTGGTCTCCCGATGGCGCGGTGGTGTGAGAACGTGCAACGCCGGTTGTGACGTCGCAGGTCGCAGAGGGTGCTCTCCACGGGCGTGGAGGTGGACCGCTCCTGATTCTGGAGGGCACCGCGCACTTCAGGTGCTCTCCACGGGCGTGGAGGTGGACCGTCCAATCGGTCCAGCAGCGCATCGGCAGCGTCGAGCAGGATCTCAACCAACACACGGACGGGATGCCGCAGCAGGTGCAGCGGATTAGCCAGCGGATGCAGGACGTAGTAGCTGCCGCCCAACAGACCGCGAACCGATCCTGACAACGGCCTTATAAGAAGCTCACCAGCTACGGCTGACGGGCTTTTCGTGACGGAGTGATCACCGATATATCTCTCGCCGATGGCCCAGTTCGATCACGGTCACCAGCAGGTGATGATCTTTGATCGTGTAAAGCACCCGATAGTGGCCGACTCGGATCCGCCACGTATTGCTCACCCCGGAGAGCTTGCGGCAACCATCAGGGCGGGGCTCGTTCGCGAGGTTGTCGATGGCGAATTCGATCCGACGGCGCGTTTGGCGATCCAGACTTGCCAGAGTTTTCTGCGCACTGCGCGTAATGTCGATTTTGTAGCTCACGCCTCCGCTTTGCCCTCCAGATCCACCAGTGCCTGTTCCCACGACATGGTGGGGTTGGTGTTGGAACGCACCTCGGCGTGGGCGTGTTCAGCGCGTTGTGACCAGTATGCGTCTTCGATCGCTTCATAGTTCTCGGCGATGTCCGGCGGCATGATCGCCGCGACGCGACGTCCGGAACGGGTGAGGTACACGAATGCGTCGTGTTCCTCGATGGCGTCCAGGATCGCAGGGAGATGTTTCCGGGCGTCAGACACGCTGACCTCGGCAACTCCATCCTCGTTGATCGAGATGCTGTCACTCATAGCATGATTGTACAACGAAGTACAAGAATGTACGTTTCCGGTTTTGTTGATCTTCTGTTCAGCAACGTCTTCACACCCTGTTACTACTTCGTGTGAAGTAGTCGTACTAGTCTGTACGTCGGCATACGAGCCGTGGACGTTGTCGCCACGCTGTTTGCCGGATTGCTGGTCGACGAATCCGGAGGAGCGAACAGAGCAGCAGGCCCGTGCGGTGCTCTCCACGGGTGTGGAAGGTGAGCCGTGCCGAACGGCGCGGGCAGCTCGCCGCGTCCGGCACGGGCAGCCGAGACGAGAGACCGGACCGGTGCGCGCCTCGGGGCCGATCGACACGCTCAGGAACGGTATCTCTCGATGTAGCGCTGCCACGCCTCGGCGTCCTCCGCCGTCTGGCGCTCGGCACGCGTGGCACGTCCGGTCCCGAGCGGGTATCCGTGCTTGACGAGCCGGGTCTCGCAGCTCTCCACCATGGACGACGTGGAGTACAGCAGCGACATCAGCAGCCCGCCGACCACGCACATCGCCGTGATCCACAACGGCCCGGGCAGCAGCAGCACGAGCAGCCCGGGGGAGACCTGCACGAACACCCGGGCGATGTGCCGCAGGGCCCAGGTCCGACAGGTGACGTCGTGCAGCACCCACTCCCGGTGGCGTTCGGGCAACCGTCCACCGTAGACGTACCAGAGCCACCGCACCGGGTTCGGACGGACTCCGCCGCTCATCGTGACTCCTCGCTCCCTCGGGCGGCCGTCCCGGCGGACCACCACCCACACCGTCCGCCCCACCGCGAGCGCCCCGAGCCCAACCGGGAGCTCGACGGGCGAGTGGGCCGGAACCCCGACGGGACCTT
The nucleotide sequence above comes from Actinopolyspora erythraea. Encoded proteins:
- a CDS encoding type II toxin-antitoxin system RelE family toxin, giving the protein MSYKIDITRSAQKTLASLDRQTRRRIEFAIDNLANEPRPDGCRKLSGVSNTWRIRVGHYRVLYTIKDHHLLVTVIELGHRREIYR
- a CDS encoding FAD-binding oxidoreductase translates to MTDTTRNAEPKLDALRRHVRGRAITPGGSGYDGSTTGFQLLDPHRPDVVVEAADESDVRAAVEFATHSGTRLAVQATGHGRGAALRGGVLLDTHRMSGVRVDPKARTAWVEAGADWQRVIEAAAPHGLAPPSGSFPGVGAVSYALGGGVGLLARRHGFVADHVRRLDVVTPDGTHRRVSAYEEPELFWGVRGGGGNFGVVTGMEIALLPVRRIYGGGLFFDLARVPEVLRAWRDWTGTVPEEMTSAATMLPYPDVAGVPEALRGRHVAQLQFSYLGSAEEGERLVEPLRGLGAPLRDTLRELPYSESGTVFDEPDQPHGYRGGNLLLAGASDRELSELVERTGPSAPVMCVTGIRHLGGALARQPEVPNAVGHRAAGFSLGVLSPVEPGAGEDETRKRHDEVLALFEGRAHGHSLNFSYGSLEPERVSTAFDPATYRRLAELKARYDPDAMLHTNHPIPPLGNGR
- a CDS encoding DUF5313 family protein produces the protein MSGGVRPNPVRWLWYVYGGRLPERHREWVLHDVTCRTWALRHIARVFVQVSPGLLVLLLPGPLWITAMCVVGGLLMSLLYSTSSMVESCETRLVKHGYPLGTGRATRAERQTAEDAEAWQRYIERYRS
- a CDS encoding type II toxin-antitoxin system Phd/YefM family antitoxin; protein product: MSDSISINEDGVAEVSVSDARKHLPAILDAIEEHDAFVYLTRSGRRVAAIMPPDIAENYEAIEDAYWSQRAEHAHAEVRSNTNPTMSWEQALVDLEGKAEA